Genomic window (Campylobacter sp. RM16704):
ATTTTTGACAAAGTTCTATTTGATCTCCATCGCTCATTAGGTAGATATTTCTTTCAGGTATGCCACATTTTAGTGCAGTTTCTTTGTGTTTGTTGATATGATTATACTCTCCATGCACTGGTAAGAAGAATTTAGGTTTTATTAAAGTTAGCATTAACTTTTGTTCTTCTATGCTAGCATGTCCGCTTACGTGAATTTCACTAAATTCTTGATAAGCAACCTTAGCTCCTGCTTTTAAAAGGAAATCAAGCACAGCAGAAACATTTGCTTCATTTCCTGGTATGGCTTTAGCTGAGATGATGACTTGATCGCTAGGCTTGATTTTTATAAATTTATGTTCATCTGTAGCCATTCTATATAAAGCACTCATAGTCTCGCCTTGACTTCCTGTGGTAACAATTAGTACTTCATTGTCTTTATATTTGCTAACTTCATCTGCATCAATGAAAATTTTTCTATCAAGTTTTATATAACCAAGTTCCATAGTAGTATAAAGGTTTCTTTCCATAGAACGCCCTATAACACATACTTTTCTACCATATTTTAAACCATAAGTTATAGCTTGATATACACGGTGGATATTAGAGCTAAAGGTACTCATAATCACCCTGCCTTTAGTTTTTGCAAAAATTTGATCAAAAGTAGGTCCAACTGAACTTTCGCTTTTTGTATAGCCTTCTTTATATGAGTTTGTGCTATCACTTAAAAGACAAAGAACACCTTCTTCACCATAATGAGCCAAGCGGTTTAAGTCGGTTGGGTAACCATCGATCGGTGTTTGATCTATCTTAAAATCACCGGTGTGAATGATTGTTCCCGCTTTAGTTTTTATAGCTAATGCTGAAGCATCAATGATGGAATGGGTAATATGAATCCACTCTAAATCAAAATCCCCTATTTCATAGACTTGTCTTTTTGTTATAGGTCTAAACCATTTGCGTTCGGCCTTTAACCCATGTTCTTCAAATTTATTTGAAATCATACCTAGTGCTAAAGGTGTTGCATAGATAGGAAATTGAAATTCTTTGAAAAAATATGGTACAGCACCAATGTGATCTTCATGTGCGTGTGTAATAATGATAGCACGAATTTTGTTTTTAATCTTTCTTACATAGTCAAAATCAGGTATGATTATATCAACTCCGTGCATAGTTCCATCTGGAAAACTCATTCCTATATCGACAATAATCGCATCGTTGTTGGTTTCAAATATAGTAATATTTCCACCAATTTCTCCAAGCCCACCTAAAGGTGTAATACGAATTTTATGCTCGCTTGAGTTGTTGTGTTTTAAAGGGTGAAGTCTTAGCTCGTGCATGATTTTATTAGCTTCTATGCTTTTAGAAATTTCTACTTGCCATTCTTCATTACCACTTAGTTTAGAAGGTAAATTTCTATTTTTTTTCTTTTTCTTTTTTTCTTCGTTAGCTTCAGTTTGAATATTTTCTATTTTTGCTTCATTTTTTATTTCTTTGTTTTGCTCTTGATTTTGCAAATCTTTTCTTTTTTTATTTCTAAATTTATTAAATCTTTTAGCTTTGTTTTGTTCTTGAGTTTTGTTCTCTTCGCTCATAGTCATCCTTTAAATAATCATAAATTTTAAGGTATAAATCAACGCTAACTTCATGAGCTCTTGAGGTGGTAGGAATGTTTAGTGCTTCAAATGCTTTTAAAATTGTTTCTTTTTTATTTTTAAAATTCGATAAGAGTTGTTTTCTAGGGTTTTGAAAACAAGCTCTAAGAAAATCTTTAAAAGCTTCTATATTTTCACATTTTTGCTGATAATGACTAGTTTTAATCAGTTTCATTACAGCTGAAGTAATTTTTGGCGGTGGATTAAAACTTTCTGGGTTTATATCAAAAAGCATTTGTCTTTTGCATATTAATGCACAAAGTACTCCTAAAGCCGAAAAACTACTTTCTTTTTCATTTGCACAAAATTTTTGTGCTACTTCTTTTTGCACCATTACTATAAGCCCAAGGCAGTTTTGATCTTCTAGGGCTTTTAAAATCAAATTTGTAGCAATATAATATGGTAAATTTGCTACTAAAAAGTACTCTTTATCGCTTAAACTTCCTTGATCAAAAGCATTGCTTGCGTTTTGATGAATAAGCTCAAAATTTCCACCTTCAATCTCGTTTTGAAATTTTTTATTTAAAATAGGAATCAAATCTTTATCAATCTCATAAGCTCTAATGTGAGCTTGTGGGATTTTCAAAAGTTCTTGCGTTAAATCACCTAAGCCAGGCCCAATCTCAACTATATTTTTAGTATCTTTGGGTATGGCTTGGATGATTTTATCTACCACGCTTTTATCACATAAAAAATTTTGCCCAAAATGTTTTTTTGCTTTTACCATAAATTTATTTTATCTAAAAAATATTAATTATAGCATTATTTTAAGCGCTAATTAGATAAAATTTGAATTATTTTTTACAAAGGTTATTTTTTTGAAAAATCTTATAGTATGTGCAGGGGGAAATGAAGATTTTAAATTTGCACAAAGTATAGGCATAGGTTTGGTTAATTCTGCTTTTTCTTTAGGTAAAATTTTAAGTCAAGTAAAAGTAGATAGAGTGATTTTTATAGGTACATGTGGAATTTATCAAGAAGGAAAAATTTTAGATCTTTATGAAAGTTCTAATGCTGCAAATTTAGAATACGCAGATTTATTTGATAGTTTTTATACACCTATAGCAAATGAGATTATATTAAATGTTTCACATGAAACTATGATTAATTCTTCAAATTATATTTGTAAAGATGAAAATATTGCTAAAGAATTTTTTAAAAAAGGTATGCATATAGAAAATATGGAAGCATATGCGGTGCTTTCTTGTGCTAAAATGCAAGGGATAGAAGGAATTTGTTATTTATGTGCGACAAATTTTTGTAATGAATTTGCACATGAGAATTTTTTAAAAAACCACCAAAACGCAAAAGAATTATTAAAAGATTTTTTGTTAGATAAAAAACTTATATAGGAAAAAAATTGAATGAATTAAAAAATATATTAGATTTTACTAAGGAAGAGTTAGAAAATTTAGTCCAACCAAAATTCAGAGCAAAACAAATTTTTGAATGGGTATATAAAAAATATGTAGATGATTTTTTGCAAATGTCGTCATTACCAAAAGATTTTAGAGTATATTTACAAGAAAATTTTCATTTTTCACCTTTAAAATGTGTTAAAGATGAAAAAAGCAAAGATGGGAGCATTAAATATCTTTTTGAGCTTTTAGATGGTAAAAAAATAGAAGCCGTTTTGCTTCCTATGAAAGAAGAGCTTATGGATGAAAATGGTAAAATCATTAAACATGCAAGATATACCATTTGTGTTTCTTCTCAAGTAGGGTGTAAAAGCGGGTGTAGTTTTTGTTTAACAGCAAAAGGTGGTCTAAAAAGAAATCTAAGCGCAGGGGAGATAGTAGGGCAAATTTTATGGATCAAAAAGCACAATAATATACCTTACGAAAGAAGGGTTAATATAGTTTATATGGGTATGGGTGAGCCTTTGGATAATCTTAAAAATGTTTCTAAGGCAATTAAAATTTTAGCTGATAATGATGCTTTGGCGATAAGCCCTAGAAGACAAACTATAAGCACAAGTGGTTTGGCAAAACAGATTAAAGAGCTTGGAGAGATGAATTTAGGTGTGCTTTTAGCTATTTCGCTCCATGCTGTAAATGATGAGCTTAGAAGTGAATTAATGCCTATTAATAAAGCTTATAATATAGCAAGCATTATGGAAGCAGTGAGAAATTTTCCTATAGATCAGCGTAAAAGAGTGATGTTTGAATACCTTTTAATCGATGGAGTAAATGATAAAATAGAACATGCAAAAGAACTAGTCAAGCTTTTAAATGGTATAAAAGCTAAAGTAAATTTAATACTTTTTAATCCACATGAGGGAAGTTTATATAAAAGACCAAGTGTTGAAGCAGCGATTAAATTTCAAGATTATTTAAGCACTAAGGGCGTTACTTGCACGATAAGAGAAAGCAAAGGACTTGATATTTCAGCAGCATGCGGACAGCTTAAGGAAAGGCAGAACAAACAATGACTTTTTTAGATATAGCCCAACTTATTTTTATAAGCATAGTGGTAGTTATAGGACTTGGTGGGATTATTTATGTATTAAAAAATGAAGGGAAAAATAATGATAGATAAAAAACAATTATTAGAAAATCAATTATTTCAAAATAGATATATAAAGCAAAATATTTCTTGGTATTTTTCTCATTTAAATGGTAAAAGAGGGATTGCTAGAATTTTTAAAGTTCCTTATGCTGCTTTGATGAAAAAATTTTACTTGAAAAAATACTTTGAAAAAAGGGTTTTAGAAGGCAAGGTGGATATTCCTTATTTAGAATTAGTTTTAACTACAAGATGTACTTTGCGCTGTGAATCTTGTAATAATTTGATGCAGTATTTTTCACCATCAAATCAATATACTTGCACTTTAGAGGGTATTATAGAATCATTAGAGCTACTTTTATCTAAGGTAGATTCTATTGCAAGGATTAGAATCATAGGTGGAGAGCCTTTGTTATTTAAGGATTTGCCACAATTGATTGATTATTTAGATGCTCAAAAGAAAATACTAACTTTTTCTTTGGTTACTAATGCAACTATTGATTTTAAAGATGAATTGGTGAAAAAGCTAAAAAATTCTAATAAAGTTAGAAAAATTACAATTTCAGATTATAAAAGATCGCCAAATTTAAAAATTCCACTAAAACAAGAAAGTATTTTAAGAAAATTAAGAGAAAATAAAATTCCATTTTCTATGGATTCTAGTAGTGAAAATTCTACTTGGAGTGATCCTGAAAAAATTTACAAACGCGGCAGAAGTAAAGAAGATATAATTAAAAATTATTACAATTGTCAAATGCCATGTGTAAGCTTGATGACTTCTGAAGGTTTGGAAAATAAAAAATTAGCACCTAAAGGAGCTATTTTTGTTTGTCCTATATCAAGCTCTTTATCACGCTTAAAAGGACTTGAGGAATTTGATGGTGATTTTTTAAATTTAGAGGATTCTAAAGAAAGATTTTTTGAATTTTATTCTCAAGATTTTTATAAATCTTGTGATTATTGTAGAGACTTTAGCCAGCCTATCAAAAAAATTCCAATTGCAATCCAAACTGATAAAGTTTTAAAGTTACAAAAAGATTAAATATATTTTTTTAATTTTTTTGTAATTTTTTCAATAAACTCTTGTTTTTCGTCTTCTCTTAAATCATTTTGAGTTTTTGTTATGATTATGTAGTCCTTGTTGTATGTAGGCCAAAATATTTCATCTTTTGGCGGATAAAGTGCAATGCTAGGAATTTTTAAATTTGTAGCGATATGAATTGCACCAGTGCTAGGACTAATAATACATTTTGATTGAGATATAAGTTCAGCTAAATTTAAAATATCATTGTTATTTTTAAAAACAATAATTTCTTCAAGTAAATTTTTATCATACT
Coding sequences:
- a CDS encoding ribonuclease J, whose amino-acid sequence is MSEENKTQEQNKAKRFNKFRNKKRKDLQNQEQNKEIKNEAKIENIQTEANEEKKKKKKNRNLPSKLSGNEEWQVEISKSIEANKIMHELRLHPLKHNNSSEHKIRITPLGGLGEIGGNITIFETNNDAIIVDIGMSFPDGTMHGVDIIIPDFDYVRKIKNKIRAIIITHAHEDHIGAVPYFFKEFQFPIYATPLALGMISNKFEEHGLKAERKWFRPITKRQVYEIGDFDLEWIHITHSIIDASALAIKTKAGTIIHTGDFKIDQTPIDGYPTDLNRLAHYGEEGVLCLLSDSTNSYKEGYTKSESSVGPTFDQIFAKTKGRVIMSTFSSNIHRVYQAITYGLKYGRKVCVIGRSMERNLYTTMELGYIKLDRKIFIDADEVSKYKDNEVLIVTTGSQGETMSALYRMATDEHKFIKIKPSDQVIISAKAIPGNEANVSAVLDFLLKAGAKVAYQEFSEIHVSGHASIEEQKLMLTLIKPKFFLPVHGEYNHINKHKETALKCGIPERNIYLMSDGDQIELCQKYIKRVKTVKTGKVFVDNQINKQIADDVVIDRQKLADSGIVVIIAQLDKASKTLINKPRVFSYGLVADKQDGAFSKEMSDVLSQFFPNVKDEILDNPKVLEAQIRQVLRKHIFRKIKKYPTIVPTIFVM
- the rsmA gene encoding 16S rRNA (adenine(1518)-N(6)/adenine(1519)-N(6))-dimethyltransferase RsmA; its protein translation is MVKAKKHFGQNFLCDKSVVDKIIQAIPKDTKNIVEIGPGLGDLTQELLKIPQAHIRAYEIDKDLIPILNKKFQNEIEGGNFELIHQNASNAFDQGSLSDKEYFLVANLPYYIATNLILKALEDQNCLGLIVMVQKEVAQKFCANEKESSFSALGVLCALICKRQMLFDINPESFNPPPKITSAVMKLIKTSHYQQKCENIEAFKDFLRACFQNPRKQLLSNFKNKKETILKAFEALNIPTTSRAHEVSVDLYLKIYDYLKDDYERREQNSRTKQS
- a CDS encoding phosphorylase family protein, translated to MKNLIVCAGGNEDFKFAQSIGIGLVNSAFSLGKILSQVKVDRVIFIGTCGIYQEGKILDLYESSNAANLEYADLFDSFYTPIANEIILNVSHETMINSSNYICKDENIAKEFFKKGMHIENMEAYAVLSCAKMQGIEGICYLCATNFCNEFAHENFLKNHQNAKELLKDFLLDKKLI
- the rlmN gene encoding 23S rRNA (adenine(2503)-C(2))-methyltransferase RlmN, translated to MNELKNILDFTKEELENLVQPKFRAKQIFEWVYKKYVDDFLQMSSLPKDFRVYLQENFHFSPLKCVKDEKSKDGSIKYLFELLDGKKIEAVLLPMKEELMDENGKIIKHARYTICVSSQVGCKSGCSFCLTAKGGLKRNLSAGEIVGQILWIKKHNNIPYERRVNIVYMGMGEPLDNLKNVSKAIKILADNDALAISPRRQTISTSGLAKQIKELGEMNLGVLLAISLHAVNDELRSELMPINKAYNIASIMEAVRNFPIDQRKRVMFEYLLIDGVNDKIEHAKELVKLLNGIKAKVNLILFNPHEGSLYKRPSVEAAIKFQDYLSTKGVTCTIRESKGLDISAACGQLKERQNKQ
- a CDS encoding radical SAM domain-containing protein, whose amino-acid sequence is MIDKKQLLENQLFQNRYIKQNISWYFSHLNGKRGIARIFKVPYAALMKKFYLKKYFEKRVLEGKVDIPYLELVLTTRCTLRCESCNNLMQYFSPSNQYTCTLEGIIESLELLLSKVDSIARIRIIGGEPLLFKDLPQLIDYLDAQKKILTFSLVTNATIDFKDELVKKLKNSNKVRKITISDYKRSPNLKIPLKQESILRKLRENKIPFSMDSSSENSTWSDPEKIYKRGRSKEDIIKNYYNCQMPCVSLMTSEGLENKKLAPKGAIFVCPISSSLSRLKGLEEFDGDFLNLEDSKERFFEFYSQDFYKSCDYCRDFSQPIKKIPIAIQTDKVLKLQKD